The following are encoded together in the Azospirillum lipoferum 4B genome:
- a CDS encoding outer membrane protein assembly factor BamD: protein MLPRPYRLPLTAILLSAALTACSSTKEDAYVERPADQLLSEADAAMREEAFKKAAKLYDEVERQHPYSESASKAQLLAAYAHYQDLKYDDAILALDRFIQLHPGSPDVDYAYYMRALCYYEQITDVRRDQRMTRQALDALSEVVRRFPDSKYARDAKLKIDLTNDHLAGKEMEVGRFYLRQHQYTAAINRFRVVVENYQTTSHVAEALHRLVECYLALGVTDEAKAAAAVLGHNFPGSEWYTDSYALLVDANLRPERNEKSWISKAWNSLF from the coding sequence ATGCTTCCTCGCCCGTACCGCCTGCCGCTGACGGCCATCCTCCTGTCCGCCGCCCTGACCGCCTGCTCCTCCACCAAGGAGGACGCGTATGTCGAACGTCCGGCCGACCAGCTTCTGTCGGAAGCCGACGCGGCGATGCGCGAGGAGGCCTTCAAGAAGGCCGCAAAGCTCTACGACGAGGTGGAGCGGCAGCATCCCTATTCCGAGTCGGCCAGCAAGGCGCAGCTTCTTGCCGCCTACGCCCACTATCAGGATTTGAAGTACGACGACGCCATCCTGGCGCTCGACCGCTTCATCCAGCTTCATCCGGGCAGCCCGGATGTCGACTACGCCTATTACATGCGGGCGCTGTGCTATTACGAGCAGATCACCGATGTGCGCCGCGACCAGCGGATGACCCGGCAGGCGCTCGACGCCCTGTCGGAGGTGGTGCGCCGTTTCCCCGACAGCAAATATGCCCGCGACGCGAAGCTGAAGATCGACCTGACCAACGACCACCTTGCCGGCAAGGAAATGGAGGTCGGTCGCTTCTACCTGCGTCAGCATCAGTATACCGCCGCGATCAACCGCTTCCGCGTCGTCGTTGAAAATTACCAGACCACGTCCCATGTGGCGGAGGCGCTGCACCGGCTGGTGGAGTGCTATCTGGCGCTGGGCGTGACCGACGAGGCGAAGGCCGCCGCGGCCGTGCTCGGCCACAACTTCCCCGGCAGCGAATGGTACACGGACAGCTACGCACTGCTGGTGGACGCCAATCTGCGTCCCGAGCGAAACGAGAAGTCGTGGATCAGCAAAGCCTGGAACTCCCTGTTCTAG
- a CDS encoding protein phosphatase CheZ, with amino-acid sequence MTKPFMAELQKARKSGHPFQALIEDGAAAAALPVPTQVVQADNTEVLRAVSELGAKLDRFLAMDAAQIDQIQVEIADISGRIKATKVEMAAIRHPLAGDDKFEQASQELSAVVAATEAATNTIMACAEELEEVVSELKSSLPEGYHNDRVNDMVDVIVRIYEACNFQDLTGQRITKVVRAMSFIEERVDAMMGLWNKREFEAMPLPPSVTKKDDNLDLHGPAEATPDSGNISQADIDALFG; translated from the coding sequence ATGACCAAGCCCTTCATGGCCGAGCTTCAGAAAGCCCGCAAGTCCGGGCACCCGTTCCAGGCATTGATCGAAGACGGCGCCGCCGCCGCGGCGCTTCCGGTGCCGACCCAGGTGGTGCAGGCCGACAACACCGAGGTGCTGCGGGCCGTCAGCGAACTGGGCGCCAAGCTCGACCGCTTCCTCGCCATGGATGCGGCGCAGATCGACCAGATCCAGGTCGAGATCGCCGACATCTCCGGCCGCATCAAGGCGACCAAGGTGGAGATGGCCGCCATCCGCCACCCGCTGGCCGGCGATGACAAGTTCGAGCAGGCCAGCCAGGAACTGAGCGCCGTCGTCGCCGCGACGGAGGCCGCGACCAACACCATCATGGCCTGCGCCGAAGAGCTGGAAGAGGTGGTGTCGGAGCTGAAGTCGTCCTTGCCGGAGGGCTATCACAACGACCGCGTCAACGACATGGTCGACGTCATCGTCCGCATCTACGAGGCCTGCAACTTCCAGGATCTGACCGGCCAGCGCATCACCAAGGTCGTCCGCGCCATGTCCTTCATCGAGGAGCGTGTCGACGCCATGATGGGCCTGTGGAACAAGCGCGAGTTCGAGGCGATGCCGCTGCCGCCGTCCGTCACCAAGAAGGACGACAATCTCGACCTGCACGGCCCGGCCGAAGCCACCCCCGACAGCGGCAACATCAGCCAGGCCGACATCGACGCGCTGTTCGGGTAG
- a CDS encoding protein phosphatase CheZ: MEQLPQLSDEEFEQIEDAIARSAKGRAFLRRLHRRSLGAATEEVRAMLQEFRDSWNRQNEAVEAGKHVGVLRRELMEMAASIEQARREVAALRPPDGSGDKILSATNELDAIVISTERASFEILNAAERLMDLAGKLRASGADPAMCGEIDTQVNDIFTACSFQDLTGQRTSKVVNALRYIEQRVMAMISIWGEDGLAGIVVKEEQTDSRPDAHLLNGPQLDGHGVSQADVDSMFDSPAAVPAPAPAPPPPPPPAPVKASQADIDSMFDAPAPAAPIQSSQADIDSMFDAPAPAAAPVQASQADIDSMFDSPAPAPAPAKKPVPKPPGAAPKAKAAPKPAAPPPPPAAAEPPVPLDQAAIDALFG, translated from the coding sequence TTGGAGCAGCTTCCGCAGCTGTCCGATGAGGAGTTCGAGCAGATCGAGGACGCCATCGCCCGATCGGCGAAGGGCAGGGCGTTTCTGCGGCGGCTTCACCGGCGGTCCCTCGGGGCCGCGACGGAAGAGGTGCGCGCCATGCTCCAGGAGTTCCGCGACTCCTGGAACCGGCAGAACGAAGCGGTGGAGGCCGGCAAGCATGTCGGCGTCCTGCGCCGCGAGCTGATGGAAATGGCGGCGTCGATCGAACAGGCGCGGCGGGAGGTTGCGGCACTGCGGCCGCCCGACGGGTCGGGCGACAAGATCCTCTCCGCCACGAACGAACTCGATGCCATCGTCATCTCGACCGAACGCGCGTCCTTCGAAATCCTGAATGCGGCCGAACGGCTGATGGATCTGGCGGGAAAGCTGCGCGCGAGCGGGGCCGATCCCGCCATGTGCGGCGAGATCGACACGCAGGTGAACGACATCTTCACCGCCTGTTCCTTCCAGGACCTGACCGGCCAGCGCACCAGCAAGGTGGTCAACGCGCTCCGCTACATCGAGCAGCGCGTCATGGCCATGATCAGCATCTGGGGCGAGGATGGGCTGGCCGGCATCGTCGTCAAGGAGGAGCAGACCGACAGCCGGCCGGATGCGCATCTGCTGAACGGTCCGCAGCTGGACGGTCACGGCGTCAGCCAGGCCGATGTCGACAGCATGTTCGACAGCCCGGCCGCCGTTCCGGCGCCCGCCCCCGCGCCACCTCCGCCCCCGCCGCCCGCCCCGGTGAAGGCGAGCCAGGCCGACATCGACAGCATGTTCGACGCCCCCGCGCCCGCCGCTCCGATACAGTCGAGCCAGGCGGACATCGACAGCATGTTCGACGCCCCGGCGCCCGCCGCCGCACCGGTACAGGCGAGTCAGGCCGACATCGACAGCATGTTCGACAGCCCGGCCCCGGCACCCGCCCCGGCGAAGAAGCCGGTGCCGAAGCCGCCCGGCGCGGCGCCGAAGGCCAAGGCCGCTCCCAAGCCGGCCGCACCGCCCCCGCCGCCCGCAGCGGCGGAGCCACCGGTGCCGCTCGATCAGGCGGCCATCGACGCTCTCTTCGGATAG
- a CDS encoding chemotaxis response regulator CheY, with amino-acid sequence MKILVVDDYATMRRIVRNLLTQIGYTDIDEAGDGVSALAKLRESKFGLIISDWNMEPMTGLQLLKEIRADAKLAATPFIMVTAESKTENVIAAKQAGVNNYIVKPFNADTLKQKIQAVIGG; translated from the coding sequence ATGAAGATCCTCGTCGTCGATGATTACGCCACCATGCGGCGCATCGTTCGGAACCTGTTGACCCAGATCGGCTACACCGACATCGACGAGGCCGGCGACGGTGTGTCGGCGCTGGCGAAGCTGCGTGAGAGCAAGTTCGGCCTCATCATTTCCGACTGGAACATGGAGCCGATGACCGGCCTCCAGCTGCTGAAGGAAATCCGCGCGGATGCGAAGCTGGCGGCGACGCCCTTCATCATGGTCACCGCCGAAAGCAAGACCGAGAACGTGATCGCCGCCAAGCAGGCCGGCGTGAACAACTACATCGTCAAGCCTTTCAACGCCGACACGCTGAAGCAGAAGATCCAGGCCGTCATCGGCGGCTGA
- a CDS encoding M24 family metallopeptidase, with protein MSSATPSGAYRGDDALATLLTEAGTGRSPADVRALLAGVLAAPEGEDPAAWLVLVGETLPPALAEQLQALKAVLAAEAPAARPGPAQRLADLRAALKRRELDGFIVPRGDEHQGEYVPPRAQRLGWLTGFTGSAGNAVVTSDRAAIFVDGRYTLQVRSEVPSDLYEYKHLVEDPLTDWIVAALPEGGRFGFDPWLHTIGWVEKTRAALERAGILLIACEDNPLDSVWQGQPPAPLTPVVPQDEAFAGESSADKRARLADDLGQSGIAAAVLTQPDSIAWLLNIRGADVPCTPLPLSFAILSADASVDLFLDPRKLAPPTRAHLGNRVRVRPVEEFGPALDAVARGSARVLADPTCTSAWIVDRLHLAGAKVERDGDPCALPKACKNPAELAGTRAAHTRDGAAIVRFLHWFSEEAPKGGLTELAVVERLLAFRRENERFRGVSFDTIAGAGPNGAIVHYRVTPETDRRLEPGSLFLLDSGAQYLDGTTDVTRTLAVGELDPALAAEMRDRFTRVLKGHIALSTVRFPHGTTGSQLDALARLPLWQAGLDYDHGTGHGVGSFLSVHEGPQRISKVGNTVALQPGMILSNEPGYYKTGAYGIRIENLIVVQPVEPQGALAGAERGMPTGAERRMMEFEPLTLVPIDRSAIERALLSDAEAAWVDAYHARVRESLSPLLDEAARRWLAGATAPL; from the coding sequence GTGTCCAGCGCGACTCCCTCCGGCGCTTACCGTGGCGACGACGCCCTTGCGACCCTGTTGACCGAGGCCGGGACCGGCCGCTCCCCCGCGGATGTCCGCGCGCTGCTGGCCGGCGTGCTGGCGGCGCCGGAAGGGGAGGACCCGGCGGCGTGGCTGGTGCTGGTGGGCGAGACCCTGCCGCCGGCATTGGCCGAACAGCTCCAGGCGCTGAAGGCGGTCCTGGCGGCGGAGGCGCCGGCCGCCCGGCCGGGACCCGCCCAGCGGCTGGCCGACCTGCGTGCCGCGCTGAAGCGCCGGGAACTCGACGGCTTCATCGTTCCGCGCGGCGATGAGCATCAGGGCGAGTATGTGCCGCCGCGCGCCCAGCGGCTGGGCTGGCTGACCGGCTTCACCGGGTCCGCCGGCAACGCGGTGGTGACATCCGACCGCGCCGCGATCTTCGTCGACGGCCGCTACACCCTGCAGGTTCGCAGCGAGGTTCCGTCCGACCTGTACGAGTACAAGCATCTGGTCGAGGATCCGCTGACCGACTGGATCGTCGCGGCATTGCCGGAAGGCGGGCGCTTCGGCTTCGATCCCTGGCTGCACACCATCGGTTGGGTGGAGAAGACCCGCGCCGCTCTGGAACGCGCCGGCATCCTGCTGATCGCCTGCGAGGACAATCCGCTCGATTCGGTGTGGCAGGGCCAGCCGCCGGCCCCGCTCACCCCCGTGGTGCCGCAGGACGAGGCCTTCGCCGGCGAAAGCTCCGCCGACAAGCGCGCCCGGCTGGCCGACGATCTGGGGCAGTCGGGCATCGCCGCCGCGGTGCTGACCCAGCCGGACAGCATCGCCTGGCTGCTGAACATCCGCGGTGCCGACGTGCCCTGCACGCCGCTGCCGCTGTCCTTCGCCATCCTGTCGGCCGATGCGTCGGTGGACCTGTTCCTCGACCCGCGCAAGCTGGCGCCGCCGACCCGCGCCCATCTGGGCAACCGGGTGCGGGTGCGGCCGGTGGAGGAGTTCGGGCCGGCGCTGGACGCCGTCGCCCGCGGCTCCGCCCGCGTGCTGGCCGACCCGACCTGCACCTCGGCCTGGATCGTCGACCGGCTGCATCTGGCCGGTGCGAAGGTGGAGCGCGACGGCGATCCCTGCGCCCTGCCCAAGGCCTGCAAGAACCCGGCGGAGCTGGCCGGTACCCGTGCCGCCCACACCCGCGACGGCGCCGCCATCGTCCGCTTCCTGCACTGGTTCTCGGAGGAGGCGCCGAAGGGCGGGCTGACCGAGCTGGCGGTGGTGGAGCGGCTGCTGGCCTTCCGGCGGGAGAATGAGCGGTTCCGCGGCGTCAGCTTCGACACCATCGCCGGGGCCGGTCCGAACGGCGCCATCGTCCATTACCGCGTGACGCCCGAGACCGACCGCCGGCTGGAGCCGGGCAGCCTGTTCCTGCTGGACAGCGGCGCGCAGTATCTCGACGGCACCACCGACGTCACCCGCACGCTGGCGGTCGGCGAACTGGACCCGGCACTGGCCGCGGAGATGCGCGACCGCTTCACCCGCGTGCTGAAGGGCCACATCGCGCTGTCCACCGTCCGCTTTCCGCACGGCACCACCGGCTCCCAGCTGGACGCGCTGGCGCGGCTGCCGCTGTGGCAGGCGGGGCTCGACTACGACCACGGCACCGGCCACGGCGTCGGCAGCTTCCTGTCGGTGCATGAGGGGCCGCAGCGCATCTCCAAGGTCGGCAACACGGTGGCCCTGCAGCCGGGCATGATCCTGTCCAACGAGCCCGGCTATTACAAGACCGGCGCCTACGGTATCCGCATCGAGAACCTGATCGTCGTGCAGCCGGTGGAGCCGCAGGGCGCGCTTGCCGGCGCGGAGCGCGGGATGCCGACCGGCGCGGAGCGCCGGATGATGGAGTTCGAGCCGCTGACCCTGGTGCCGATCGACCGCTCGGCAATCGAGCGCGCGCTGCTGTCCGATGCGGAGGCCGCCTGGGTCGATGCCTATCATGCGCGGGTACGCGAGTCGCTGTCTCCGCTGCTGGACGAGGCGGCCCGCCGCTGGCTCGCCGGGGCCACGGCGCCGCTGTGA
- a CDS encoding TerB family tellurite resistance protein — translation MLNRIRSLFAGDDDGAEPGEDALQAAAAALMVEAARTDDTITQAERDRIIAVARRHFHLTEEEAQDLLSAAVFDTEDVSPYHRYISVIMDRCPPGSRVWIVEMLWEVAYADGVLNDLEASLLRRIGGLLHVSDIERGEARKRVLERLGLPDDAGLPA, via the coding sequence ATGCTGAACCGCATCCGGTCCTTGTTCGCAGGCGACGACGACGGCGCCGAGCCGGGCGAGGACGCCCTGCAGGCCGCCGCCGCCGCCCTGATGGTCGAGGCCGCGCGCACCGACGACACCATCACCCAGGCGGAGCGCGACCGCATCATCGCCGTCGCCCGGCGCCACTTCCACCTGACCGAGGAAGAGGCGCAGGACCTGCTGTCCGCCGCCGTCTTCGACACCGAGGACGTGTCGCCCTACCACCGCTATATCAGCGTCATCATGGACCGCTGCCCGCCGGGCAGCCGCGTCTGGATCGTCGAGATGCTGTGGGAGGTCGCCTACGCTGACGGCGTGTTGAACGATCTGGAGGCCAGCCTGCTGCGCCGCATCGGCGGCCTGCTGCATGTCTCCGACATCGAACGCGGCGAGGCCCGCAAGCGCGTGCTGGAGCGGCTGGGTCTGCCGGACGACGCGGGGTTGCCGGCTTGA
- a CDS encoding 50S ribosomal protein L11 methyltransferase, producing MSQTPLWRIALVVPEAHAPAFAEAVGDHADAVSTFELEEGGNWLVEATLYGAPDEARLQSRVAVLAKALGIEEPRLAVENLPPIDWVSHSYQGFPPIRAGRFFVHGSHHEGIVPAGSIPLLVDAATAFGTGEHGSTNGCLQALDRLSRHLKLPRGGRRGALDMGCGSGILALAVAKRWRVAVTAVDIDPEAVRVTRINAALNGAKNSIRAQGGDGYNTRIVGRHKPYTLITANILARPLSRMAPQLRRHLKKGGYAVLAGLLNRQERHVIQAHRNQGLRLVARIPVGEWTTLVVKR from the coding sequence ATGTCGCAAACCCCGCTCTGGCGCATCGCGCTGGTCGTCCCCGAAGCCCATGCGCCCGCTTTCGCCGAGGCGGTGGGCGACCATGCCGATGCGGTGTCGACCTTCGAACTGGAGGAGGGCGGCAACTGGCTGGTCGAGGCGACGCTGTACGGCGCCCCGGACGAGGCACGGCTGCAGTCGCGCGTCGCCGTGCTGGCCAAGGCGCTGGGGATCGAGGAGCCGCGTCTGGCGGTCGAGAACCTGCCGCCCATCGACTGGGTGTCGCACAGCTACCAGGGCTTCCCGCCGATTCGCGCCGGCCGCTTCTTCGTCCACGGCTCCCACCATGAGGGCATCGTGCCGGCCGGCAGCATCCCGCTGCTGGTCGATGCCGCCACCGCCTTCGGCACCGGCGAGCATGGCTCGACCAACGGCTGCCTGCAGGCGCTCGACCGGCTGTCGCGCCATCTGAAGCTGCCGCGCGGCGGCCGGCGCGGCGCGCTCGACATGGGCTGCGGCTCCGGCATCCTGGCGCTGGCGGTGGCCAAGCGCTGGCGCGTCGCCGTGACCGCTGTCGACATCGATCCCGAGGCGGTACGCGTCACCCGGATCAACGCGGCGCTGAACGGGGCGAAGAACAGCATCCGCGCCCAGGGCGGCGACGGCTACAACACCCGGATCGTCGGCCGGCACAAGCCCTACACCCTGATCACCGCCAACATCCTGGCCCGCCCGCTGTCGCGCATGGCGCCGCAGCTGCGCCGCCACCTGAAGAAGGGTGGCTATGCCGTGCTGGCCGGCCTGCTGAACCGGCAGGAGCGCCACGTCATCCAGGCCCACCGCAACCAGGGCCTGCGTCTGGTCGCGCGCATCCCGGTCGGGGAATGGACCACTCTTGTGGTCAAGCGTTAA
- a CDS encoding ATP-dependent helicase, which yields MSDAYDDDPLSHAAPPTAASATGFPSAAQRFAYLDGLNPTQRAAVEALDGPVLVLAGAGTGKTRVLTTRLAHLLMTRRAAAFQVLAVTFTNKAAREMRERVAHLVGIEPEGWWLGTFHALAARILRRHAELVGLKSNFTILDTDDQVRLIKQLLAAENIDSKKWPPRQVLGAIERWKDRGLTPDRLSDADGGDVAGGRVVAIYRAYQERLRTLNACDFGDLLLHNLAIFQNHPDVLAEYHRKFKYLLVDEYQDTNVAQYLWLRILSQAHKNICCVGDEDQSIYAWRGAEIGNILRFETDFPGATIIKLEQNYRSTGHILAAASGLIANNQGRLGKTLWTEADGGEPVKVKAVWDGEEEARWVGEEIEALQRKGTSLAQIAVLVRAGFQTREFEERFITLGMPYKVLGGPRFYERQEIRDAMAYFRVVNSGDDDLAFERIVNLPKRGVGPAAMQTLYTAARAQGISLTEAGWALTETDELKPKLRATLRGLLQDFFRWRTLMATVPHTELARTILDESGYTRMWQEDKTPEAPGRLENLKELITAMAEFENLPGFLEHVALVMENAEAAGIEQVTVMTLHGAKGLEFDHVFLPGWEEGVFPNQRALDETGIAGLEEERRLAYVGLTRARRRAYVSHAANRRLYGNWVSAVPSRFVEEIPQDNVEAEAANGLFAGSGGRGSFGGGFGGGAAGGYGGGAGGFQFRGSTRQAPAPKTITLDQGAYAVAPRPRPDAPFAKGARVFHQKFGYGTVVAVSEDKLEIDFDHSGNKKVMDSFVVPADKAG from the coding sequence ATGTCAGACGCGTACGACGACGATCCGTTGAGCCATGCCGCTCCCCCCACCGCCGCTTCGGCCACGGGTTTTCCAAGCGCGGCACAGCGCTTCGCCTATCTGGACGGGCTGAATCCGACCCAGCGGGCGGCGGTGGAGGCGCTGGACGGGCCGGTGCTGGTTCTGGCGGGCGCCGGCACCGGCAAGACGCGGGTGCTGACCACCCGGCTCGCCCATCTGCTGATGACCCGCCGCGCCGCCGCCTTCCAGGTCCTGGCCGTGACCTTCACCAACAAGGCCGCCCGCGAGATGCGCGAGCGCGTCGCCCATCTGGTGGGGATCGAGCCGGAAGGCTGGTGGCTCGGCACCTTCCACGCGCTGGCCGCGCGCATCCTGCGCCGCCATGCCGAGTTGGTCGGGCTGAAGTCGAACTTCACCATCCTCGACACCGACGATCAGGTGCGGCTGATCAAGCAGCTTCTGGCGGCCGAGAACATCGATTCCAAGAAATGGCCGCCCCGGCAGGTTCTGGGCGCCATCGAACGCTGGAAGGACCGCGGCCTGACCCCCGACCGGCTGAGCGACGCCGACGGCGGCGACGTGGCCGGCGGCCGGGTGGTGGCGATCTACCGCGCCTATCAGGAGCGCCTGCGCACCCTGAATGCCTGCGACTTCGGCGACCTGCTGCTGCACAACCTCGCCATCTTCCAGAACCATCCGGACGTGCTGGCGGAGTATCATCGTAAGTTCAAGTATCTTCTGGTGGACGAGTATCAGGACACCAACGTCGCGCAGTATCTTTGGCTGAGGATACTGTCCCAGGCTCACAAGAATATTTGCTGTGTCGGCGACGAGGATCAATCGATATACGCCTGGCGTGGAGCGGAAATTGGAAATATTCTTAGATTTGAGACGGATTTTCCTGGTGCTACTATAATTAAACTTGAGCAGAACTACCGCTCCACCGGCCATATCCTGGCGGCGGCATCCGGCCTGATCGCCAACAACCAGGGCCGTCTCGGCAAGACGCTGTGGACCGAGGCCGACGGCGGCGAGCCGGTCAAGGTCAAGGCGGTGTGGGACGGCGAGGAGGAGGCGCGCTGGGTCGGCGAGGAGATCGAGGCGCTGCAGCGCAAGGGCACGTCGCTGGCGCAGATCGCGGTGCTGGTCCGCGCCGGCTTCCAGACCCGCGAGTTCGAAGAGCGCTTCATCACCCTGGGGATGCCTTACAAGGTGCTGGGCGGTCCGCGCTTCTACGAGCGGCAGGAAATCCGCGACGCGATGGCCTATTTCCGCGTGGTCAATTCCGGCGACGACGATCTCGCCTTCGAACGCATCGTCAACCTGCCCAAGCGCGGCGTCGGCCCGGCGGCGATGCAGACCCTCTACACCGCGGCGCGGGCGCAAGGCATCTCGCTGACCGAGGCCGGCTGGGCGCTGACCGAGACGGACGAGCTGAAGCCGAAGCTGCGCGCCACCCTGCGCGGGCTGCTGCAGGACTTCTTCCGCTGGCGCACGCTGATGGCGACGGTGCCGCACACCGAGCTTGCCCGCACCATCCTGGACGAATCCGGCTACACCCGCATGTGGCAGGAGGACAAGACGCCCGAGGCTCCGGGCCGGCTGGAGAACCTGAAGGAACTGATCACCGCCATGGCGGAGTTCGAGAACCTGCCGGGCTTCCTGGAGCATGTCGCGCTGGTGATGGAGAATGCCGAGGCCGCCGGGATCGAGCAGGTCACGGTGATGACCCTGCACGGGGCCAAGGGGCTGGAGTTCGACCATGTCTTCCTGCCGGGCTGGGAGGAGGGCGTGTTCCCCAACCAGCGCGCGCTGGACGAAACCGGCATCGCCGGGCTGGAGGAGGAGCGGCGGCTGGCCTATGTCGGCCTGACCCGCGCGCGCCGCCGCGCCTATGTCAGCCATGCCGCCAACCGCCGGCTCTATGGCAACTGGGTCAGCGCCGTGCCGTCCCGCTTCGTCGAGGAAATCCCGCAGGACAATGTCGAGGCCGAGGCGGCCAACGGCCTGTTCGCCGGCAGCGGCGGGCGCGGCAGCTTCGGCGGAGGTTTCGGCGGCGGGGCAGCAGGTGGCTATGGCGGGGGTGCCGGCGGCTTCCAGTTCCGCGGCTCCACCCGGCAGGCGCCGGCGCCGAAGACCATCACGCTGGACCAGGGCGCCTATGCCGTGGCGCCGCGGCCGCGGCCCGATGCGCCCTTCGCCAAGGGCGCGCGCGTGTTCCACCAGAAATTCGGTTACGGCACCGTCGTCGCCGTGTCGGAGGACAAGCTGGAGATCGACTTCGACCATTCCGGCAATAAGAAGGTGATGGACAGCTTCGTCGTGCCCGCCGACAAGGCGGGTTGA
- a CDS encoding LuxR C-terminal-related transcriptional regulator has product MDAINVFLIDANKLFREGMKRLFESTPFNVVGEAGSLREGLTALGTGTTPDLILIDLPSGADEEVEAMRTLREGHPSIRIVILTNDLDTRRLSAALGAGAGGYLLKDIACEALMQSLKLVMMGEKVFPTHLAELLVSGRTEDMGTELPTRRKGLSQREVQILRCLLNGNSNKMIANHLSITEATVKVHLKSLLRKINASNRTQAAIWVLNNGIGDQAAETGVAATV; this is encoded by the coding sequence ATGGATGCCATCAACGTTTTCCTCATCGATGCCAACAAGCTTTTCCGTGAAGGCATGAAGCGCCTTTTCGAGAGCACGCCCTTCAACGTCGTCGGCGAGGCCGGCAGCCTGCGCGAGGGCCTGACGGCGCTCGGCACCGGCACCACCCCCGACCTGATCCTGATCGATCTGCCGAGTGGCGCCGACGAGGAAGTCGAGGCGATGCGCACGCTGCGTGAGGGACACCCGTCGATCCGGATCGTCATCCTGACCAACGACCTGGACACCCGCCGCCTGTCGGCCGCGCTGGGCGCCGGTGCCGGCGGCTACCTGCTGAAGGACATCGCCTGCGAGGCGCTGATGCAGTCGCTGAAGCTGGTGATGATGGGCGAGAAGGTGTTCCCGACCCATCTGGCCGAGCTGCTGGTCAGCGGCCGCACCGAAGACATGGGCACCGAGCTGCCGACCCGCCGCAAGGGCCTGTCGCAGCGCGAGGTGCAGATCCTGCGCTGCCTGCTGAACGGCAACAGCAACAAGATGATCGCCAACCACCTGAGCATCACGGAAGCCACCGTGAAGGTTCACCTGAAGAGCCTGCTGCGCAAGATCAACGCGTCCAACCGTACCCAGGCCGCCATCTGGGTGCTGAACAACGGCATCGGCGACCAGGCCGCCGAGACCGGCGTCGCCGCCACCGTCTGA
- a CDS encoding LuxR C-terminal-related transcriptional regulator, with the protein MNVLIADDHLLFRDGLRRLLAQFDADMTFFEASTYDEVRALCDGTRPFDLILLDLGMPGWTGFSALGDIHASLPKALLVVVSGSEKRSDLLAALENGAAGYIPKSSSAKVLLGALQLVLAGGIYLPEQAIRGGDRVDQMQGGYGGGSAGDQTDESAALGNGTGDQLTPRQRDVLARLRDGKSNKQIAHELGLTEGTVKVHVTAILRHLGVRNRTQAALTAQSL; encoded by the coding sequence ATGAACGTGCTGATCGCCGACGATCACCTGTTGTTCCGAGACGGTCTGCGCCGCCTGCTGGCGCAATTCGACGCCGACATGACATTCTTCGAGGCCAGCACCTATGACGAGGTGCGGGCGCTCTGCGACGGGACGAGGCCCTTCGACCTGATCCTGCTCGATCTCGGGATGCCGGGCTGGACCGGCTTCTCGGCGCTGGGCGACATCCATGCCAGCCTGCCCAAGGCCCTGCTGGTGGTGGTGTCGGGATCGGAGAAGCGCTCCGACCTTCTGGCCGCGCTGGAGAACGGTGCGGCCGGCTACATCCCGAAATCCTCCAGCGCCAAGGTGCTGCTGGGCGCGCTGCAGCTGGTGCTTGCCGGCGGCATCTATCTTCCCGAGCAGGCGATCCGCGGCGGCGACCGCGTCGACCAGATGCAGGGCGGCTACGGCGGCGGCTCTGCCGGCGACCAGACGGACGAGTCCGCGGCGCTGGGCAACGGCACCGGCGACCAGCTGACGCCGCGCCAGCGCGACGTTCTGGCCCGCCTGCGCGACGGCAAGTCCAACAAGCAGATCGCCCATGAGCTGGGGCTGACGGAAGGAACCGTGAAGGTCCACGTCACCGCCATCCTGCGGCATCTGGGCGTGCGCAACCGCACGCAGGCCGCCCTGACGGCGCAGAGCCTTTAG